GAGCAGGGCATGTCGCACGAGATGGTGCATATGGTGGATGCCGTAACCACCAACAAAACAGATTTTTTCAGGGAACCATCACATTTTGATTTTCTTACCCAGCAAGTATTACCCGAATTGTGCGAAGGGTATAATGGCTATAAAGAATTGAAAGTGTGGAGCGCCGGTTGCTCCAGTGGGGAAGAAGTGTATAGCCTGGCCATGGTGTTGCAGGAATTTACCGAAATGATCAGCGGTACCGACTATCACATCACCGGCACCGATGTATCGTTAACCATGTTGGCAAAAGCGGTTGAAGCGGTATATGCAGAGGATCGCATTGCGGATATTCCCATGTGGTTGCGCAAGAAATACCTGCTGCGCAGCCGCGACCGGGCCAAACAAACCATTCGCATCAATGCGGAAACCCGGGCAAGAACAGATTTCAAACGGCTTAACCTGATGGATGATACTTATGACGTGCACAATAAGTTTGATGTAATTTTCTGCCGCAATGTGCTCATTTATTTTGACAAGGCCACGCAGTGTGCTGTGATCAATAAACTGGCGGAGAAATTAAAACCTGGCGGGTATTTGTTCCTGGGTCATTCGGAAACAGTTTCCAATATGCAATTGACGTTAACGCCGGTTCAACCTACGGTATTAAAAAAGTGACCTGTCAGGTGTACTTCAACAAACTGATAAAGCGGAATGTAATGGTACACCTGACAGGTCGCAATACTTATTAATTCTTCAGTGGCGGACTTGAACTGCCAGGGGTATTAAAATCAATTTCATTCTGCGGCACATCCCAATAATCCATATAGTTATATTCCATAAAGCACGGGGTTGGTATTGAGCCGGGCTGAGCAGGTGTTAATAAATTTCCGGGAACAATTACAATGGCATTGGCCCTGCCACCGCCTTGTGCAGCCGGTTGGGTTACTCCCCAGCGACGCGCATCATAAAATGCAGTGCCCCACAAAAACAGCGCTACCCTTCTTTCCTTTCTGAACTCTTCCAACGCCTGCGGAGCAGTTAACCCGGTACCTGCTACGTGCGCTAAACCGGAATGCTGAAAATCGCGTACTGCATCTACTATTTGTAACCCGGCTTCGGTACTACCCGTACGCATCAACGCTTCTGCCTTCATCAATTGATTTTCTTCATAACTGCAAGCCCAGGGCACCGTGCCTTTATTATTGCCGGTGGCATACAGGCCTCCGTTTTCAATAAAGACCGGGTCCCAGCGGGTACCAAATTGTAAACCCCGGCCCCTTTCGTTTACCTTGGGAACAGGAAAAGGGGTGAACCCGATTGCAGCCCGGTTGTCATTGGGTTTAAAATCCTGTAGCAATCGTTCGCTGGCAAAGGTGAATTGCACTACTTCGCCAATATAGAAGTAAGGATGAAATTGCCCGAGCGATACATCGTTGGTACCGCTGGGGTCCATCCCAAACTGGAAAACATTGTCGGTAGACTGTATACCCTGGTTGGCAAGGGAAATAACCTGTTGCCAGTCGGCAGGCGTCATAGCAGTTACTTTTTTATTCACCATTAAATTGCGCGCCTGTAGTGAATAGATCTGCCGTTTCCACATATCGGGTGTTACCACTTGTTTATTATCGTTGAAGGAGGCAACTATCGCCGTCATGATGGCGGTATAGTCGGCTGTGGCATTTACCGAATTTAAAGTAGTGAGGCAGCTATTCAGTACATTGTTGGCTTCGGTCATGATGGCGGTATGATCAACAAAATCGCCATTGGTGGCGCCGGCGGTATTGGTGATAATACCTGCCAGGTACATGGAACCAATGCGCGAGTAAGCATACCCTTTCCACCACTGTGCCCATGCTTTGAAGATGTTTATTTTATTGGTAGCATCGCCGCTGAGTTTCAGCGCCGGGTTATCCAAGGCGGTTAGCAGGTAGTTGGCCTGTGCAATAATATAATAACAGCTGGCCCATTCGTATTGAAAGGCATTCAATTCACCCGATCCCCTTGAATTAAATCCCTGCAGTTGTGTTTTTTGATCCACCGTATTGGGGTTGGTGATCACCTTACCGCCCGGCAAAGTGATCTTATACACCTGGTTAACCCAGCGGAAACCATAATTACCATACGGGCAATAGGCTTCATCACCCATGATGCTGTGGTTGGTAAGGGCTATATGAAAAATATTGGTTTTGCCTTCGCCCGGCACATCGGCCATCATTTTTTGAAGAATACCCAATGAAAAGTTCTTTAACCCGGCTTCGGTTGTTAACGACAGTTCGGGTACAGGCTGGTTGGGATTGTTTAACTCGAGTGTTGATTTTTTACAGGCCCCCGAAACAATGGCCATGCTGAATATATATATGAGGTATCGTTTCATAACAAGTAGATTAATGGTTAGAATTGAAGGTTAATACCAAACTGGTAGGAGCGCAGGTTGGGGATCGAAAAATAATCCACCCCGATACTGGATCCGGCGCCTACTGAGCGGTTACCCTGGCTATCCTGAGCCGAGGTAGCCTCAGGGTCGAGGCCTTCATATTTTGTAATGGTGATCAGGTTCCTGCCCGAGACGGTTAACGCCAATCCTTTTACCCAATCAATTTTTATCACATTTCCTAATTGATAGATGAGGGTAAGGTCCCGCATGCGCATAAACGATCCCCCTTCAACAAACCAGCCTGTTCGTTGCACACTATTATACATGCTGTTGTAGAAGTTTACAAAGGCGCCCGTTTGTCCATTGATAGTAATTGACTTGTCAAAGTCTTTATGCAGCCGGTCGCGGTACATCCATTGCCGGGTAAGATTGTAGATGTCGTTGCCATGGTACCAGTCCCACTGCATGGAGATGGTCAGTTTTTGCCACAGGGTAACATTGTTAATAAACGACATGGTAAAATCAGGATAGGCGTTGCCGCTAAGGTATTGGTCGGTAGCATCGGTAAGCACCGCCCGTTTGGTGGTCTTGTTCACTACCACTCCATCAACGATCTCGTATTGCGATGCATTGGCCTCGGGAATGTACCTGCTTTTATCCGACTGGCGGGTTTGGTCAATACTTCTTAAAGGGGTGGAAGTATAAAAATTACCCAGCGATTCGCCTTCTTTCACAATAAACAATCCATTTACAAAGTCGCGGCCATTGGCCACCCTGTCAACTTTTGTTTTGAAAGTGCCAAACCGCACACCCAGTTGCCAGTCAACTTTTTTATTGGTGAAGATGCCGGCATCGAGGCTCGCATCAGCGCCTTTTACGGTAAGGTCAATTAAATTATCCCTGATCTGTTGGGCGCCGCTGGAAGGAGGGAGGTCAACATATTGAATATTGTTTTTGTTGTTCTTTTTCCAGTAGGTGAACGATACGCTGATCTTACTGAACCATTCTTTTGAACCAGGAAGAATGGTGAGATCAGTTCCGATTTCTGTTTCCTTCACTTGCTGTACCTGCAGGTTTTTATTTCCAAGAATATTGGGCAGGTAAAGGCCAACCCCTTCTCCCAGCTGGGTTGAGCCAAGTGTGGTTTGGCGCGAATAATATTCGCCATCAAATTCATTGGGTGGAATACCGGCAGCGCCATAGGCCGCGCGTATTTTCCATTCAGGAAGCTGGGCTACATTCATTAGTTCAGATGGTCTGAAATAAGCGGTTCCCCTGCCGAAGGTGAAAGGTTTCTTCTGATCGCCAAATTGCGAGTTGTAATCGCTGCGAAAACCACCGGTAACCCCAAACAGGCTGCCGAAGTCGATGGTTTGATTTACCAGGTAACCGAATGTTATATACTCCAGGCTGCCATCGCCACTGGTTTTTACCGCGGTTGCAGAAATGTTGGCAGGCGGGTATTGCGGCAGATTAACACCCTGGGCAAAGAAGGAATTGTATTCCAGTTTACGCCAGTCGTATGAAAACTGGGTAGTGGTAGTAATGGGCAGATCGATCTTGAAATCTTTCTTGAAATCGGTTCTTACATAAATGGTAGACAAGGCATTTTGATAAGTCGATTTCGCGTGGTCGTCACGTACAGATCCCTCGGCGGTATTTCCCCAGAAAGCCAGGTCAACCTGTGGAGCAGCTTCCTGGTTCTTGTACAGGTCCTGGAAATCGGAGTTCCATAACTCTATCCCATACTTGAAATCGAGTTCAACAAAACGCGGGAATTTATAATTCAGGTTGCTGTTATTAATGAGGCGGCTATCCTTACTGTAACGGGAGTGCCAGTCGGGTTCCGATAAAACGTTTCGCTGGTTTTCATCTCTCGGGCGTACAACAGTAAGATCAGTACCCGGATATTTTGATTTAAAATCGATCCAGGGATAGGAGTTGATCATTTCAAACCGGTTGTTATTGGTGCCCTTGAACAGGTCATCTACATTAAACAAAATGCGTGAAGAAACATTGTAGGTGCCGGATAACAGGTTTTCATCCTGCAGGATCATTTGTGTGCTGTTGCGTGCGGTAAATCCTTTGAACAATTCAAAACCCAGGTTGGCGGAAAGGTTGGTTCGCCGCAGGTGGTTATTCAATACGTTTTGCTGGTCGATATGCGAAAGCGTAAATGAATAATCTGTTTTATTGCCACCCCCGCTTATGCCTAAGGAATTGGAGGTTGACGTGGCTGTTTGATATGCCTGTTCCAGGTGATTATACAGGGGCATGTTGGCCGGATAGGTTTTATCATTTTTCAGATCGTAGTTCGTATTGAAATCATCTTCGGCCGGTTCGGGCCACATCCCAAGCGAGTCGGGTTTTAAGATGGCGCCATTGCGATCGAGAATATTGCCATTACCATCCTGGGTAAAGTGGTGGTATTTGGCGCTAAGGGTTTTGTCTTTTCCCAAAAGAACGTTATCAATACTTACTTTCGACATCAACGTGATTGACAAAGGTTTGTTCTTGCTGCCCTTTTTGGTGAAGATCTGGATAACGCCATTGGCGCCCTGTGCGCCATACAGCATCCCCGCAGAAGGACCTTTGGCGATCTCAACTTTCTCCACGTTGGAAACATCGAGCCCGTTTATGTCTGTTACCTGCACCCCATCAACCAGTATAATGGGAGTGGAAGAACCCAGTGAGTTGATGCCACGAAGAATGATATTCGCTTTTTGTCCGGGCTCGCCCGAATTGGTTTGTATTTGTGCGCCGGCAACTTTACCTATCAATGCCTGGTCGATGGATAATATGGCCGATGGCGCGAGGTCTTTTTTACCCACGCTGGCTACATCGATCGACAATTTCTTTTTTTCCGTAGCCACCCCGGTACCGGTTACTACTATTTCGCTGAGCGATTTTATTTCGGGCGATAACTGCACGTTGAACGTGGCACGGTTTCGTACACTCATTTCGATGGGTTCATAACCAACCCCTGTAAATACCAGAGTGGCATTTTCGGGAACCGTTAGTTTAAAGCTGCCATCGCCGCCCGAAGTGGTGCCTGATGACGTTCCTTTAATAATGACTGAAATGCTTGGAAGTGGTGTGCCGGAGGCATCGGTAATTTTTCCGCTTACCGGTTTCGTTTGTGCGTATGCTGAAGCAAGCATACCCATCATTAGCAGTATTGAAATGGTTTTTCTCATGGTGAGTGTATGTTTGATTAGACAATACAGTGCCGCTGGTAATGGAAAGCCCGGGATATAGCTTTTCCATTACCTGATGTCAGGTTCCGTTTTGGGTATATAATCAGGGCAGGATCTTGTAATGAAGTTTTGATACGAGGTTAGCCGGGTAATTTTTGCCTGGAGGAGCGGAGGGTCGCTTTACTATGGACAAACAAGTGTTCGCAACTGCTGCATTGGCAGTTGAATGATTACAGGCAGATTACAATGGGGGTGAACTTTAGGTAGGATATTTTTTTTGCAGGTGTTTTACTGAATTGGTATTTGCGGTCTCTGTTGTTTTGTTGGCAGACTTTGCCATGATAGTAGTTTTAGACCTGTCAGGTCCGCTATTATAATCTGAGTTACCAGCTTGCCGCTGCGAACCTGACAGGTCTAATCTACGAAATTATATATAACTCAGCCACCACTTTGTACGGTTGGCCTGTTTATAAGCATCGTACCGTTTGCAAAGCGGGTACACTCCCACAATAATTAAGATCCATAATATATACACAAAGGCGAGGCTGTACCCAAAACCTTTCAACTGGCTGTTCATGCTTACCCAGCCCGTTAATACCATATCGCTCCATTTAAAGCCTGAGATAGCCGCCGCAATTACTGCCAGGATATGAATTAAATAGATATGCAACAGGTAATAAAACATGGGCACACGGCCAAACACCACCACTTTTTCTGAAAGTTTGTTCAATGGCTTTTCTGCAAACGCCAGGAATAACAGCGCAGGGCCTAACGTCATTAAGATATATAATAAAGATGGTGGATACTTGGTGGTATTTAAAAACGACAAGACCGTAAATACCGGATCTTTTTGTACAGACCAGGGATGCGGATCGCCATACATATTGATAAAACGAATGATAATGAACAACGCAATGGCGCTCAATCCCAGCCCAATCAACAGCTTTCTTCTTTTACCGGCATCAAACGTAGGCAGGTACAACTGGCCGAATGCATAACCCACCATCATAATACCAATCCAGGGAGTAACGGGGTAACCCATCATAATGACTGGCTTCGTAGGTATAATGTGTTGTTCGTGAATGGCAGCCATCAGGAATGAAACAGGATGGTCACCCGGCGGAGCATCCATCAGGTTGTGGGCGCCGATCAATGCCAGCCCAATAACCAGGATAGCCGTCAATGGCAGATAGATCATTCCGGCCAACACGATCATACTAACGCCCAGCGCCCAGATAACCTGCAGGATCAGCACCGGGTATTCGGGATTGAACGTCCAGCCCAGGGTAACGATCAGGATTTCAGCAATTACCAGCCACAGGCCGCGGGTAAGTAAAAAGACGGATAATTCATTTTTGGTCTTTTTGGTCCCATTCAAAAAGGCAGATGCGCCGGCAAGGAAAGTAAAGATGGGCGCACAAAAATGGGTGATCCACCGGGTAAAGAACAATGGTACATCGGTTCTGGTAAGATCGGTAGGATCGTATAAAAAAGCGCTTGCATGAAAATAATCGCGCACGTGATCCAGCGCCATGATGATCATAACGGTACCCCGCAGCAGATCAATGGATTGAAGGCGTTTACTTTTAACCGGCATGGCTATAGCAGTAGGTTGGCTCATGTAACAAAAATTGATATGAAGTTAAAGGGACAGCTTAGGGCAGCTGCCAGTGGTACTCTGTTCTGTGAAGATAGGGATTGTTAGAATAAAGTTCAGTAAAAAATATACACTTTAGAATAATATTCTGTATGAGTGGTGTTTCAGTTCCTGGTTGCCGGTTACCGGTTACCGGTTTCCGGCCCCTTAATGCAAACCGTTTGCCTTTTTTCAGCCTGCATTTAATTGCAACCCCGGTAACTGGTACCTGGTAACCGGCGACCGGTACCTGGCAACCTGCCTTTTTGCCTTTTCATGCAATCCGCAGCTAAATTGTACGTTATTAGGTAATTAAATCCATACCTAGTGAGAAGAGTAGTACCCTTTCTGGCCCTGGCCTTGTGCCTGCAACAGGCTACTGCGCAGATGTCCGCCCAAAGTGATACGGGCAAATTAATAGCGCAAAAGGATAACATTATTACGTCTAACACGATCATCAAGATCGAGAATTTAGGCGAGAACATTAACTCCGATCTTCCTGAATTACGTCCTACCGTATCGGCAGACGGGAACCTGTTATTTTTTATCTGTGAGAACCATCCAGCCAATACCAAGTATAACTCGGTGCCCAATTCACAGGACATCTGGTATGCCGAACGGGATTCAAACGGTGTTTGGAAGGAAGCCCGCCATTTAAAATATCCCCTCAATACATCACAGTATAATGCTGTGTATTGGATCTCGCCCGATAAGAACCGCATTCTGATCCGCGGAGCATTCGGTAACGGGGGTGCATTTTTCGGCAAAGGCGTAAGTCTTTGTACCAAACAGGCCGATGGCCGCTGGGGTGAACCGGAAATGCTGCATATTAAAAAATACGACAAATACGATCATGGCCAGGTGTCGGGAGCTACGCTGTCGCCCGACATGAAAGCATTGGTATTATACATGACACCCGACCCGGGCAGTCCTAATAACGACCTCTATGTTTGTTTTCATGAAGACGATGGCAGCTGGACGGAACCCAAGAGCCTGGGTAAGGAAATAAATTATCCCGGCAATGAAATGACTCCCTACATCGCTTCCGATGGCGTTACCATGTATTTCAGCAGCGACAAACCCGGTGGGTTAGGCGATAACGATATTTACATGACCAAACGTTTGGATAAAACCTGGACGAAATGGAGCACGCCGGTGAACCTGGGCGCTCCCATCAATACGGAAGGTTGGGATGCCTTTTTTACCCTGGATGCCGGTGGAGAGTATGCGTACCTGACCAGCAATAAAGATACCTATGGCGAAAGCGATATTGTGCGGGTAAAGTTGCTGGAGCGTGAAAAGCCAAACCCGGTGATTCTGGTAAGCGGCAATGTGTTTAACGCCAAAACAAAACAACCGCTCAGTGCATCGCTTATTTATGAAACGCTGCCAGATGGGGTAGAGGCCGGCAATGGTTTATCGAGCCCAACCGATGGCGCTTTCAAAATTGTATTGCCTTACGATAAGAACTACAGTATTCGCGCCAGCGCCGATAAATTCTTTGCAATTTCCGAGAACCTGAACCTCGACTCGATGGTGAAGGCGGGCTTCAAGGAAATTCATAAAGACCTGTACCTGGTGCCCATTGAAATTGGCCAGGTGGTTCGTTTGAACAACGTGTTCTTCGACTTCGACAAATGGGACCTGCGTCCGGAATCGGATGTTGAACTGGACCGTGTGGTTAAATTGCTGAAAGATAACCCAAGCATTGAAATTGAGTTGAGCGCCCACACGGATAGCAAGGGTTCTGACGACTATAACTTCCGGCTGTCTGACAATCGTGCCAAATCGTGCGTGCAATACATCATCTCGAAAGGCATTCCTGCCAGCAGGATCACCTCGAAAGGATATGGTGAAAGCATGCCGGTGGCCACGAACGAAACCGATGAAGGCCGTCAGCTGAACCGTCGTGTTGAGTTTAAAATCCTGAAAAACTAATGTGATAATCAGCTAATGTGCTAATGCGATAATGAAGGTGAGTTACCCCTGGGTGGTAACTCACCTTTCTTTTTTATATTTACCGGTAAATTACCAGGCATGAGAAACTTCGCTGCTTTGCTCGCTGTTACCTTACTGGGCGCCTATATAAGTGTTGCGCAAACGAAAAAAGCGCCTGTAGAAGCTATTAAACAGGCTGATCTGAAACGCGACCTGTTTACGTTGGCCGATGATCATTTCAGAGGGCGGGAGGCCGGTACGCTGGATGAATTAAAGGCTTCAGTATGGGTGGCAGAAGAAGCACGCAAAGCCGGGTTGGAACCTGCTGGTGATGATGGCACCTATTTTCAATTCTTTTCCCTGAACCGGGAACGGGTAAGTGATCGCAGTACAGTAAAGATCGGTGACCGGTCGTTCAATTTGTGGAAAGATGTAGTGGTGTACGAACCTGCCTTTGCCACTGTAAACGCGCCGATCGTATTTATAGAAAACCCCGATACCGTTGCCGAAGCAACCATACAAGGAAAAGTGGTGGCCCTGCAGTTTACGCCGCAGGGATTAACCGACCCACGCAAAAGTATTCCCTGGCGTTATAATGCATTTGTGATCTCGGCCTGGGCCCGTAAGCTGGCGGCCAAAGGCGTAAAAGCGATTCTGTTTGTATCAGACGATCTGGCTGAGCAGGCATTTCCCCGCGCCACCCAATATTCAAACCGCGGTTCTTACCAGATAGAAGGCAGCATGTTCCCCAGCCGCCGGTTGTTAAAAGATATTCCTATTATCTGGGTGCGAAAAGAAGCGCTTGACCTGGTACGTAAACCCGGGCAACACCTGGACGCAGCCATCTATACCGAATTGTTTACTTATCCCTCGGTGAATGTGGTGGCCAAAGTAAAAGGCACAGATGCGATGCTCTCAAAAGAATATGTATTGTTCAGTGGTCACCAGGACCATGATGGTGTACGCAATATTGAAGGTGCAACAGATAGTATTTTCAATGGGGCCGATGACAATGCTACCGTTAGTGTGGCCCTGCTGGCCATTGGCCGCGCTTTTCATCAGCAACCGGGCAAACGCAGCGCCCTGTTTGTATGGCATGGCTCGGAAGAGCGGGGTTTGTTTGGTTCAACCTGGTTTGCCGAACATCCTACGGTGCCGCGCGAGTCGCTGGTAGCAGTGCTGAATGGCGATATGATCGGGATGAACAATCCTGACAGTGCCGCTTTGCTCGGCGTTGTTCCGCCGCACCTGAATTCAGGCGACCTGGTGAAAATAGCTTTGCAGGAGAATGCGAAAGGGCCGAAGTTCAAGCTGGATACGACATGGGATAAAGCCTCCCACCATGAGCTCTGGTATTTCCGCAGCGATCATTTGCCGTATGCGAGAAAGAATATTCCCGCCATTTTTTTCAGTACGTTGCCTCATCCGTTGTACCATACTCCCGGCGATGAAGCTGCTACTATTAATATAGAAAAGCTAACAAAGATGACCCGCTGGATGTATGCCACCGGTTTTAGCGTAGCCAATGCAGCCAACCGGCCACGCCTGGAACCAGGCTTTAAACTGGAACGGTAACAGCTGCCTTTCGGGCCTTTTTGTCGTTATAAGGATGGCACAGGATACTATTCTGATTATGGTGATACGCAGTCGTTAAAGTTCACATAGCAAAAAGAGAAGTCCACCTGATTTATCAGGAGGACTTCGTGTTTATATGGAGTGTGTTATATTAAGCAACGGTAGCAGGCAGGGCAGGGGCTGCAGGGAAATCAACCGGCACTTTGGTAACAGCATACAGGTAGTTGGTGATTGTTTTGTCGCCAATTAATACGATGGTATCAACCAGGTTTTCATTGGTGTAACCGGCTTCAAAAAAATCGTTTACGGCTTCCGCACTTACTTTACCGGCATTTTCAACAAAGCTTTTCACCAGCGCAGCCAGTGCATTGTATTTGGCATTGAATGAGGCCGCGCCACTGCGGATCTCCAGGATCTGGTCGTCGGTAAAACCATTCAATTTACCAATAGTAGTGTGGGCGGCTAAACAATATTCACAATCATTTACCTGGCTGGTAACCAGGTTCACAATTTCTTTTTCTTTCGATGTTAAAGAAGTGGGAGCGCTTTGCAGGGTCAAATAAGTGCCTAAAGCATTTTTTGAATAAGCTATCGTAGCATACAGGTTAGGTACTTTACCTATTTTCTTTTTCAGGGTATCGAAAAGGGTCTGGTTAACTTCGGAAACGTTTTCTCTTGCAGGAACTGTGAAAGTTTTCATTCTATTAAGTTTTTGATTTGTTTTCGTCGTTATTGACGATGTAAAATTGCAAATCAAAAGGCTTTCGGAGAATAGGCACATTTCCCGATTACTTGCACTTTTTTCCCTAACCGGTATTTTTTGCTAGCTATAGAGGCCCTTGGTGCGGAAATCGGAAGGGGAGGTTTCGGTATTCTTCTTAAAAAAGTTACTGAAATAGGCCGCGTCTTCAAATCCCAGTTCAAAGGCGATCTCTTTGGCCGATTTATCGGTAAATAACAGCAAACGTTTAGCCTCCAGCACAATCCGTTCCTGTATAACTGTAAGCGGGGATTTCTCATTATACAGGGCAAACAGGTTAGAAAGGGTTTTGGGGGAGCGGTTTACCTGGTTGGCATAGAATTTAACACTGTGTTCTTTTTTGTAATGATTTTCAACCAGCAGGTTAAACTGGCGAATGATGTCCAGTTTTTGCTCCGGCAGGTCCTGCAACGGCAGGAATTGTTGTTTAGCCAGCCGGGTTACTATTATGATCAACCTTTTTAACAACATGCGCAGCATGTCTTCCTGGATGTTATCAACGGTTTCAAATTCCTCGATGAAGACCTGTAGCAGCAGATCAATTTTGTGGCTATTGGTTTTGTTCAGGGTTGTAAACATGAGTTGTTGCGAACCGTAGAACAGGAAACCCACACAACTCACTTCTTTGTCGTGGTCAATAATACAATAGAAAGCGCGGTTAAATTGCCAGGCCACTATTCCGCTGGCATCAGCAAAATGGAAAGTTTGGTTCACCATCAAACACAGGATGGTATTATGCGGGAATTCATATTCAACCCCATCTATAGTTACTTGTTGGGTTCCTCCTTTATTCCAGGCAATGGTGAGTAATTTATCTTTCCGGTCTTTACCATAAAACTGCCGGTCAAATTCCAACTCTTCAACGATCATTCTGCATTCACCGGATGTTTTACTGTTTTTGTATGCCAGTTTCATAGCGGTAAGATAAATAAAAAAGGCATCCCGACAAGTCGGGGTGCCTTTGCTATATTACTTGTCCCTGCTATGCATATTCAAATAAACGATGGCGCAAAGCATAATGACGATGCCCACCCAC
The Niastella koreensis GR20-10 genome window above contains:
- a CDS encoding carboxymuconolactone decarboxylase family protein, encoding MKTFTVPARENVSEVNQTLFDTLKKKIGKVPNLYATIAYSKNALGTYLTLQSAPTSLTSKEKEIVNLVTSQVNDCEYCLAAHTTIGKLNGFTDDQILEIRSGAASFNAKYNALAALVKSFVENAGKVSAEAVNDFFEAGYTNENLVDTIVLIGDKTITNYLYAVTKVPVDFPAAPALPATVA
- a CDS encoding M28 family metallopeptidase, whose product is MRNFAALLAVTLLGAYISVAQTKKAPVEAIKQADLKRDLFTLADDHFRGREAGTLDELKASVWVAEEARKAGLEPAGDDGTYFQFFSLNRERVSDRSTVKIGDRSFNLWKDVVVYEPAFATVNAPIVFIENPDTVAEATIQGKVVALQFTPQGLTDPRKSIPWRYNAFVISAWARKLAAKGVKAILFVSDDLAEQAFPRATQYSNRGSYQIEGSMFPSRRLLKDIPIIWVRKEALDLVRKPGQHLDAAIYTELFTYPSVNVVAKVKGTDAMLSKEYVLFSGHQDHDGVRNIEGATDSIFNGADDNATVSVALLAIGRAFHQQPGKRSALFVWHGSEERGLFGSTWFAEHPTVPRESLVAVLNGDMIGMNNPDSAALLGVVPPHLNSGDLVKIALQENAKGPKFKLDTTWDKASHHELWYFRSDHLPYARKNIPAIFFSTLPHPLYHTPGDEAATINIEKLTKMTRWMYATGFSVANAANRPRLEPGFKLER
- a CDS encoding helix-turn-helix domain-containing protein — encoded protein: MKLAYKNSKTSGECRMIVEELEFDRQFYGKDRKDKLLTIAWNKGGTQQVTIDGVEYEFPHNTILCLMVNQTFHFADASGIVAWQFNRAFYCIIDHDKEVSCVGFLFYGSQQLMFTTLNKTNSHKIDLLLQVFIEEFETVDNIQEDMLRMLLKRLIIIVTRLAKQQFLPLQDLPEQKLDIIRQFNLLVENHYKKEHSVKFYANQVNRSPKTLSNLFALYNEKSPLTVIQERIVLEAKRLLLFTDKSAKEIAFELGFEDAAYFSNFFKKNTETSPSDFRTKGLYS